One Citricoccus sp. K5 DNA window includes the following coding sequences:
- a CDS encoding M50 family metallopeptidase — MELMADLWARATATHAPLDWPIALAMAGVALVLAWTPPGYRVVRHVVTLVHEAGHALVAVLAGRRLSGIRLHSDTSGVTLSRGRPRGPGMVLTLAAGYPAPALVGLAGAWLVGAGYAAGWLWLLVLTCALMLLMIRNLYGLWVVLATGVAVGALSWLASTVVLVAAAHLVVFSLLLAAPRSVVELQRQRRRVRRVTGGRSGATAALASDVDQLSRLTRVPAAVWIGVFWIVCVGCLVAGGWMLWPVPS, encoded by the coding sequence ATGGAACTCATGGCGGATCTCTGGGCGCGGGCCACCGCTACCCACGCACCCCTGGACTGGCCGATCGCGCTGGCGATGGCCGGCGTCGCGCTGGTGTTGGCCTGGACCCCGCCCGGCTACCGCGTGGTGCGGCACGTGGTGACCCTGGTGCACGAGGCCGGGCACGCGTTGGTGGCCGTGCTCGCCGGCCGCCGACTCAGTGGCATCCGGCTGCATTCCGACACGTCCGGCGTGACCCTGTCCCGCGGCAGGCCGCGTGGGCCCGGGATGGTGCTGACCCTGGCGGCCGGCTATCCGGCCCCCGCGCTCGTGGGGCTGGCGGGCGCCTGGCTCGTGGGTGCCGGCTATGCCGCCGGATGGTTGTGGCTGCTGGTCCTGACCTGCGCGCTGATGCTGCTGATGATCCGCAACCTCTACGGGCTGTGGGTGGTGCTGGCGACCGGCGTGGCCGTGGGGGCGTTGTCCTGGCTGGCCTCGACAGTCGTCTTGGTGGCCGCCGCGCATCTGGTGGTCTTCTCCCTGCTCCTGGCAGCCCCCCGATCCGTCGTGGAGCTGCAGCGGCAGCGGCGCCGGGTGCGCCGAGTGACCGGTGGCCGCAGCGGTGCCACGGCCGCTCTGGCCAGCGACGTCGACCAGCTGTCCCGCCTGACCCGCGTCCCGGCCGCCGTGTGGATCGGTGTGTTCTGGATCGTCTGCGTGGGATGCCTGGTGGCCGGCGGATGGATGCTGTGGCCCGTCCCGTCGTAG